In one Arachis duranensis cultivar V14167 chromosome 9, aradu.V14167.gnm2.J7QH, whole genome shotgun sequence genomic region, the following are encoded:
- the LOC110275654 gene encoding uncharacterized protein LOC110275654 translates to MYEMQNQWNPAEVYNVKMVLQDEWHTKTKYTVFKNLIRKHGFYSMKNFIVKGWGKGIRTCGHKYKLNFYIKTSVSRLTSGTFFFNPFHFVSYEEVQAMPAGNENHLIDYIGHIVGKEDITNMVTKSGRECKLLGIYLEDLQKNRLKCILFDDLVNKVENFLDKADGQPLEGDLCSQGITSIQSQPPQSVSDEINGDSIKSVVEIMNMREESTYWVVDTIVSIEHGVRDWCYASCGFCPRKVQVNKDRYRLNAIITDGTGV, encoded by the exons atgtatgaaatgcaaaaCCAGTGGAATCCGGCTGAGGTTTACAATGTGAAAATGGTGTTGCAAGATGAATGG CATACCAAAACAAAATACACTGTATTCAAGAATCTTATTCGGAAACATGGGTTTTATTCTATGAAGAATTTCATTGTGAAGGGTTGGGGGAAAGGGATTAGGACCTGTGGTCACAAGTACAAGTTAAACTTTTATATCAAGACGTCAGTATCACGGTTAACAAGTGGGACATTTTTCTTTAATCCCTTCCATTTTGTATCTTATGAAGAGGTTCAGGCCATGCCTGCTGGAAATGAAAACCATCTCATAG ACTATATTGGCCATATTGTAGGTAAAGAGGATATAACAAATATGGTGACAAAATCAGGAAGAGAGTGTAAACTTCTAGGGATCTATTTGGAGGATCTGCA GAAGAATCGATTGAAGTGTATCCTGTTTGATGACTTGGTTAACAAAGTTGAAAATTTCTTAGATAAAGCTGATGGTCAGCCCTTG GAAGGAGATCTATGCTCACAAGGGATCACTTCCATTCAAAGTCAGCCACCACAATCTGTGTCCGATGAAATCAATGGGGACTCTATTAAGTCAGTTGTGGAAATTATGAACATGAGGGAG gAATCTACATATTGGGTGGTTGACACTATAGTTTCTATTGAGCATGGTGTTCGAGATTGGTGTTATGCTTCATGTGGATTCTGTCCCAGGAAAGTTCAAGTTAATAAAGATAG GTATCGTCTTAATGCTATTATAACTGATGGAACTGGTGTATAA